From the genome of Vanessa tameamea isolate UH-Manoa-2023 chromosome 16, ilVanTame1 primary haplotype, whole genome shotgun sequence, one region includes:
- the LOC113394025 gene encoding DNA-directed RNA polymerase III subunit RPC8 has translation MFVLAEMKDVIRVTPENFHQSLTESITTLLNRKLANKVVLNVGLCIALFDITNIGHSYIFPGDGSSHTEVKFRYIVFRPLVEEILIGKIRSCSREGVHVTMGFFDDILIPVNALQHPSRFDETDQAWVWEYPKEDGEKHDLFMDSGESIRFRVTSEMFEESLPSGPPGGECPVQAIAPYRLLGGINEPGLGLLTWWETPDQDGDVDENDELDNDE, from the exons atgtttgttttagctGAAATGAAAGATGTTATACGAGTTACTCCTGAAAATTTTCATCAAAGCCTAACTGAATCAATTACAACCTTATTAAATAGGAAACTTGCGAACAAG GTAGTTTTAAATGTAGGTTTATGCATAGcattatttgatattacaaatattggacattcatatatttttcccGGTGATGGTTCATCACATACTGAAGTTAAGTTTAGATATATAGTATTTAGGCCATTAGTGGAAGAAATTCTAATAGGAAAAATTAGAAGTTGTAGTAGAGAAGGAGTTCATG tTACTATGGGTTTTTTTGACGATATTTTAATACCAGTAAATGCCCTTCAACATCCATCTAGATTTGATGAAACTGATCAAGCTTGGGTGTGGGAGTATCCTAAAGAAGATGGTGAAAAACATGATTTATTTATGGATTCAG gTGAATCAATAAGATTTCGAGTCACAAGTGAGATGTTTGAAGAAAGTTTGCCAAGTGGTCCACCTGGGGGTGAATGCCCAGTACAAGCAATTGCCCCATATAGACTTTTAGGTGGAATTAATGAACCTGGTCTAGGCTTATTAACATGGTGGGAGACACCTGATCAAGATGGAGATGTAGATGAAAATGATGAACTAGATAATgatgaataa